The following are encoded in a window of Risungbinella massiliensis genomic DNA:
- a CDS encoding N-acetylmuramoyl-L-alanine amidase, with product MAEANRFLIAIDDGHGQETSGKRTPVIPELRRSIKENEFNRAVASLLDQELRRLGFRTLLVAPTDVDTPLANRTNLANSRKANIYVSIHYNAGGGRGIETYYYPGSSSGKKLAETVHRHITKGTSQVNRGIKTADFYVLRETSMPAILIEFGFMDDPGLIEARRMLDKAFQTECALETAQGICEYFGVPYRTSPPNPVPPNAPKPSVPKYPGYLIKKGSIGSSVRLIQRQLGGLVVDGIFGPKTEARVKAFQKQKKLAVDGIVGPITWRSLFGS from the coding sequence ATGGCAGAGGCAAATCGCTTTTTAATTGCAATTGACGATGGTCACGGGCAAGAGACATCAGGAAAACGAACTCCTGTCATTCCAGAATTAAGGCGATCCATTAAAGAGAACGAGTTCAATCGAGCGGTGGCGTCTTTATTGGATCAAGAATTACGCCGATTAGGTTTTCGCACCCTTTTAGTTGCTCCGACTGATGTAGATACCCCACTAGCTAATCGAACAAATTTAGCGAACAGCCGAAAAGCAAATATCTATGTTTCTATCCACTATAACGCAGGTGGAGGACGAGGCATCGAAACTTACTATTATCCTGGTAGTTCCTCTGGAAAAAAACTAGCAGAAACAGTTCATCGTCATATCACCAAAGGGACCTCTCAAGTAAATCGTGGTATCAAAACCGCTGATTTTTATGTACTACGCGAGACCAGCATGCCTGCCATTCTGATCGAATTTGGGTTTATGGATGATCCAGGATTGATTGAAGCCAGACGCATGTTAGATAAAGCATTTCAAACGGAATGTGCGTTAGAAACAGCTCAAGGTATTTGCGAGTATTTTGGAGTTCCTTACAGAACTTCTCCTCCTAATCCCGTACCTCCTAACGCTCCAAAACCATCGGTTCCCAAGTATCCAGGATATCTTATTAAAAAAGGGTCTATCGGTTCCTCTGTACGTCTAATTCAGCGTCAATTAGGCGGCCTTGTAGTAGATGGAATATTTGGTCCCAAAACAGAAGCACGAGTAAAGGCTTTCCAAAAACAAAAGAAATTAGCT
- a CDS encoding sigma factor G inhibitor Gin has protein sequence MCVHVLTPTCIICGGVEEKHLLIREKAICCTCEQRLVTVTLDDPEYFFFLHQIPKLWIDDMSSPPDLLNHTD, from the coding sequence ATGTGTGTACATGTATTAACACCAACCTGTATAATTTGTGGTGGGGTAGAAGAAAAACATTTGCTTATTCGTGAAAAAGCGATTTGCTGTACATGTGAGCAGAGGTTAGTGACTGTAACACTGGACGATCCAGAGTACTTTTTCTTCTTACACCAAATTCCAAAACTATGGATAGATGATATGAGCAGTCCTCCAGATCTGCTTAACCATACAGATTAA